The Desulfurellaceae bacterium genome contains the following window.
TTCCAGATAGTCGGCGTGGGTCTCGGGCTCCCGGCAGTAGTGGTTCAGAAAGTGGTCCAGGCCGGCCGGGTCGTCGTGCTGAGCCGCGTCAGTGGCGGCCCGGACATAGGTTTTCAAGAACGCGTTGTCCGTAGTGTAATAGCCGCGACTGTAGAACGGATGGGCGCCGTAGGGCATGCGCAGCACGCCGTCGGCCGCAGCAATCGTCGTCGCCCACGGGTTGGCCCGGACATCCTCGTTGGCGATGATTTTTTCGACCTGGACGAGCGTCCGGTCGGCCGCCCGGTACAGGAACAGGTCGAGCCAGCCCGGCCCGCCGAAATGCTGAACATTGCCGTACGGGTCGGAGGTGGCGGCGTGCAAGAGGCTGACATCGGGTGTGATCGCCGGCACGGCCAGCAGGGTCTCGCCCTTGATCGGGTCGGTCATGACCTTGAGGTCGGGGTTGATCTCGGGCAACGAGGTGCCGACCCCGCCGCGCCAGGGCAGAAACGGCAAATCCTGGGCGGCGGCCCGCAGGCCGGCCGTCAGAATACCCTCTTCGCACTCCCAGACTTCGATCTGGCTCTGCTCAGCCGCGCGCCGGAACGAGGGCGCGACGGCCACCCCAAAGCCACCGCCGGCGTAGTAGCTGACGGCTTTGCTGACACACCCGGCGGCAATCAGCAGGTCCAGCGACAGGCCGCTGGCCACCACGGTCAGGTTTTTCACCCCGCGCCGGATGATATGGCGCAGCAGGGCCATGGGAGCCGGTTCGCCGACCGCGACCGTCATGCCGTCTTCGATCCAGCCGGCGGCGTCCGCCTCGTCGAGTATGTGTGGGCTTCGTTCTACTGCCGACATAGGCTATGTTTCCCTCCTTGCCCGTGTGGGCTGACATATACGATAAGAGGAGGGAAAAATCAAAACTCACATGGCAAAACGCCAATGGCAAAACCGAGAACAGTCACAAATCACACTCCGGTGTGCAGTCAGGAGGAAGACGTATGAGTGAGCGTATCGCAGTCGTTGCCGGTGTTGGAGCGGGTATTGGAGCGCGCTTTGTTGAGACTTTTGCCCAGGAGGGCTATCGGGTGGCCGCCCTGGCCCGCAACCAGCAGTCGCTGGACCGGATTCGGGACGGGCTCGGCAGTCTGGCCGAGCAGTGTGTGTTCTGGGCGACCGATATTACCGACCGTGACCAGGTCGCGGCGACCTTTGAGCGGGTGCGGAGCGAGCTTGGGCCGGTCAGCCTGCTGATCGCCAACGCCAGCGCGGCCAAACGCGGCTCGTTTCTGGACCTGAGCCCGGACGAGTTCGAGAACCACTTGCGTGGCTGTACCTTCGGGCCGTTTCTGTGTGTCAAGCAGGCGATTCCCGACATGCTGGCCAACGGCGGCGGGACGGTGGTGTATATTGGCGCAACCAGTTCGGTCAAGGGCTATGCCAAGTCATCCGGCTTTGCGCCGGGCAAGTTTGCCCTGCGCGCCCTGGCTCAGTGCAACGCCCGGGAGTTCGGGCCCCAGGGCATTCATGTCTTCCACGTGATTATCGACGGCGGGATAGACAGTGTGCCGCTGGGCGAGGACCGGGCCTGCCGACCCGGCATGCTGGATGCGCGGTCCATCGCCCGGGTCGTGGCCCAGGCCGTGGCCCAGCCGCGCGATACCTGGATGCAGGAGTTTGACATCCGGCCGGCTGAAGAGAGCTTTTAGTCAGCCCATGTTTCAGCCCATGTTCTTGACCGTGCCGCCGTCAATGTCATACGCCGCCCCGGTAATGAAGCTGGAGCGTTCCGAGGCCAGAAAGGTGACCAGGCTGGCGATTTCCTCGGGCCGGCCGAAGCGGCCGAGGGGAATATTGGCGGCGGCAAAGTCGTTGATCATGGCGTCCGGGTCGTCGGGATTGAAGGTGGTGGCCAGCCCCTCCCACAGCGGGGTGCGAACCGGTCCGGGACACACGG
Protein-coding sequences here:
- a CDS encoding CoA transferase subunit A, whose protein sequence is MSAVERSPHILDEADAAGWIEDGMTVAVGEPAPMALLRHIIRRGVKNLTVVASGLSLDLLIAAGCVSKAVSYYAGGGFGVAVAPSFRRAAEQSQIEVWECEEGILTAGLRAAAQDLPFLPWRGGVGTSLPEINPDLKVMTDPIKGETLLAVPAITPDVSLLHAATSDPYGNVQHFGGPGWLDLFLYRAADRTLVQVEKIIANEDVRANPWATTIAAADGVLRMPYGAHPFYSRGYYTTDNAFLKTYVRAATDAAQHDDPAGLDHFLNHYCREPETHADYLERIGIKRLLSLYEY
- a CDS encoding SDR family NAD(P)-dependent oxidoreductase — its product is MSERIAVVAGVGAGIGARFVETFAQEGYRVAALARNQQSLDRIRDGLGSLAEQCVFWATDITDRDQVAATFERVRSELGPVSLLIANASAAKRGSFLDLSPDEFENHLRGCTFGPFLCVKQAIPDMLANGGGTVVYIGATSSVKGYAKSSGFAPGKFALRALAQCNAREFGPQGIHVFHVIIDGGIDSVPLGEDRACRPGMLDARSIARVVAQAVAQPRDTWMQEFDIRPAEESF